The Cucurbita pepo subsp. pepo cultivar mu-cu-16 chromosome LG08, ASM280686v2, whole genome shotgun sequence genome contains a region encoding:
- the LOC111800635 gene encoding pEARLI1-like lipid transfer protein 1: MASSKTTTSIALFFSLNLLFFSLANACGSCSHPIRRPRPPHSGGSPGSGGSPGSGGSPGSGGSPGSGGSPGSGGSPGSGGSPGSGGSPGSGGSPGSGGSPGTGSPGTGGGTCPRDALKIGVCARVLTLVNATIGTPPVTPCCTLIQGLADLEAAVCLCTAIRASILGININLPINLSLLLNVCSRNTPRGFQCP, from the coding sequence ATGGCTTCATCCAAAACCACCACCTCCattgctttgttcttctctctcaaccttctcttcttttccctAGCCAATGCTTGTGGCTCATGTTCCCACCCTATAAGAAGGCCAAGGCCCCCTCATTCGGGCGGTAGTCCCGGCTCCGGTGGAAGCCCCGGTTCCGGTGGCAGCCCGGGCTCAGGAGGAAGCCCTGGTTCCGGTGGCAGCCCCGGCTCGGGAGGAAGCCCTGGTTCCGGTGGCAGCCCGGGCTCTGGTGGAAGCCCTGGTTCAGGTGGCAGCCCCGGCTCTGGTGGCAGTCCTGGAACAGGTAGTCCAGGTACTGGCGGAGGTACTTGTCCTAGGGACGCACTCAAGATCGGTGTATGTGCTAGAGTGCTAACCCTGGTAAATGCAACCATTGGCACTCCACCAGTAACACCATGCTGCACATTAATTCAAGGGCTAGCGGATCTTGAGGCAGCTGTTTGTCTTTGCACGGCGATCAGAGCAAGTATTTTAGGCATCAATATAAACCTTCCAATTAATCTTAGTCTACTACTTAACGTTTGCAGCAGAAATACTCCTCGTGGATTCCAGTGTCCCTAA
- the LOC111800634 gene encoding 36.4 kDa proline-rich protein-like, with protein sequence MASKSSAMFFILLISMALSLPPIYACTPCTQPHPPYPPYHRPSHPKIPHPKPHHPPHHGGGGGGGGGGGGSRGGGGGGGGGGSRGGGGGGGGGGGGGHQHPPIVIPPPVITPSPPSTTYPPYTGPPPSGGGGGGGGGGGGGGSGGSGSGQYPPPPAQPTCPIDALKLGLCVDVLGGLVHIGLGNPVENACCPVLGGLLELEAAICLCTTLRIKLLNLNIFIPLALQALITCGKNPPPGFVCPPL encoded by the coding sequence ATGGCTTCCAAATCTTCAGCCATGTTCTTCATCCTCTTAATCTCCATGGCCTTATCATTGCCTCCAATTTACGCTTGTACTCCTTGCACCCAGCCCCACCCTCCTTACCCGCCCTACCACCGCCCTTCCCACCCTAAAATTCCACATCCAAAACCCCACCATCCACCCCACCATGGTGGAGGTGGAggcggaggcggcggcggtggtggcaGCCGtggaggaggtggtggaggtggGGGAGGTGGTAGTCGAGGAggtggtggcggtggaggtggaggtggaggaggaggtcATCAACACCCACCTATTGTGATTCCCCCACCAGTGATCACCCCTTCACCACCATCCACCACTTACCCTCCTTACACTGGCCCTCCTCCAAGCGgcggaggtggtggtggtggtggaggaggaggaggcggagGAAGTGGTGGTTCAGGTTCAGGGCAATACCCACCACCTCCAGCTCAACCAACATGTCCAATAGATGCATTGAAACTAGGGTTATGTGTGGATGTGCTTGGAGGGTTGGTGCATATTGGGTTAGGGAATCCAGTGGAGAATGCATGCTGTCCAGTGCTTGGAGGGCTGTTGGAGCTTGAAGCAGCCATATGTCTATGCACAACTTTAAGGATTAAGCTTTTGAATCTCAATATATTCATTCCTTTGGCCCTTCAAGCGCTCATCACTTGTGGCAAGAACCCTCCGCCAGGCTTTGTTTGTCCTCCACTTTAG